From one Rhopalosiphum padi isolate XX-2018 chromosome 2, ASM2088224v1, whole genome shotgun sequence genomic stretch:
- the LOC132922184 gene encoding ectopic P granules protein 5 homolog isoform X1 — translation MERQRPKNRAPTETKQSAKIHIEEPEPIDDVLNSSIVDDVENALHEAFNDIFLSTELSKEVNESISYLNNDNTKTSDIENVVEQPTAINITPTSILPISIPCSVGSLPTPCAPILNDLCSSPVDEIPFESLTPFNDEQLAEYYQNTLLFKLQEYIEEFNKTELKYFQICEHPLYTLLEDYLHARLKLESTKQEINESKYSYITHEKHIWALEPATYTQYGECQDGNPVSATKKYDISRFNQVALDNLVVSLKQLRTLVNNYYCALYDCQMMKEKIDYYLHVLCQPFSSLSADTPVRLFLDSDVRSLQGKNLQSAIHDLKSSISILFLYQRKIINDKVFINETKQLLVKVISVLLRVASWKDHFFIMNHILRCQTGVGKWANSFIQIPLFDLNHQDNNFHLDFMITSLANILLPIQARDKFLEQIYKSEDANESIWVVVDSEGEEDSPGNSQQTIRESDIIAFLNQMPFSVLFKKMIMFSEDENVLRINLWNEHDLLRLIAVGSVLVKLFKSGLETYNSKSTKYKQFSKRLGHLLQDTVNYVTDVLEEYKNHKFVSARIQTEYDAFIFRAVSCLYNNVDRTTWQYLVMLPFGQVSSKMVVNLFQYILHIKSGRLISQLLNIYFIVIVFISFIDFNECSLEELSECITHTSDDECYYLLTAISNMALSRYINDLDFIKSVTICLFKIGFVSKTTKEQCRKTCRTLLTHLSDKHPFLISEIISVLKHNFDEVGSGSMYLFKTLQLPNWKITMDDLSYLEHLILNYPITSTENCLSRHILSKIFSGCNENDINDFMLTKDMHCRIASIIVKAVVQHAPITVDESSTQYLVHSIKQLVQIKSNEQAFRVWTWKVLYTLKLHLMDLPDIIVRSSLQDLSHYLLSVIDIDTDNNDIKYLRHDDPIALYTAVHVTTAGHCVPVILNKGLDYCYRLLQYRHYTATIACLNKIVPFFFENTDCLLESKKFITIVAGIMADNRNSSTKRAMNLLSVQGPSEITLQFTNMIQYQISNYARYGLISPHSVMDFWTKVVCTVWKEAESDLFVYVLDTVFRNVFRTQSIQWAREMLISLITQLSGSKENVTAIGSIFNFMFQSPEKRPLLLPKYPVVLYYCPYYALLALEAEEWCIQGRNDIWKNLLIKLKVQQGKSNVDDALKKVCSELKVPHFTSGHLSLYRWMQYGLEMPSGHPMTSLYWQNFFRLYLQRVPGTQQLGCVGRKFFEGIVNSPYLNKISNKLKECIDFHRSKLQTEPNSEIDLRLLRYYEACTLWLTDIRILESTLFIPSLDSMYEPNDLTHIINGSHEWLSDLINHKLIEENKFECVQNWCDLFGKNVLNSNKSNRRIPLEKDPITRIINRLKSYDDPIKCPNFALRLSDIQTISTNMLYQKDHLQNILQLNIKQIVQFINSVYRMQTVCHENLDNRYIDGVKMVYVQIDSTTRVQAVCDYKTKKGSTNSCAGAAEITFQIREAKLNSDVVEINSNNRSELDTLITDILENSLPHSLTTACTTLNLIIQLIFNEFNTLIKIGDIALVADIQSSGVWLFYTLMSEYAILRTCPSIEKFVFTKLQSIGNVFIMNNENECLRVQNTALNFPELADILIPLFSPSSSSTNTFMQAYKNIVDHCNSQYEPIALNLLSKFNVSVCLSTKQPLLQERSILMDYCIGALILVKQQTRSDYTWSLHEIFSQHLCEIMDHDFPEHYGEILLKLLDHSKEGRIYCQVWFNILNTILAQAVPTTQTNAVRTILLPGMTTDQLRDVVRRYATDQRSLSSQELQETLHLLTTHFANERLKSATGELYSKYNVYIEPLVGLYAMVSHALVVGTLQSYRGMLANKICEFLCPTLISMFGPWLEPWYEGWNTDHRSLKLPWLATDTSISALMVDALVECIIFVLDTMPACDNVLSFVCQWYIKMFAHIQTNDYIFETIHSNLEKLPWQRFIPTPVDLDLIMKVMDQFLPQSQCFLANVILEIPWPYVPNLDLRVLLSLFIKLSNQPNMRKGGKIRPLLLEAQKFAWYQIDGETYENILSWFVSKYDPMVVLQLSNEDWCGTDSAVLDLLKTAAGYNNIDNNAPYAEPMMYKRRIFIRAMVRMFISLASRYRSVLGSHYKNLKCAFHRLLDETEMVSKNSEEAKLLVLELLVLVNQPTGSILSSLMLQSIQEWISQRKADCVVLQGFLMVTWSHVTDQQHKGDILEACLTSWFKHVGNEEDFKWDKVLSLVQPVSLHYQGLGEVLMTSSHLLTLYTLALKESQNRSAYPDILNTLVQCLESVKPNNITENKLPLLWSLVLRLSTVEDDQTAEYLLRVASSAAQLAQHKQSWSLFDAIRLQKQTCISPKCRVLCRALVAFIHSQLPENKSSRKQHIRQEDNAPGGFMCNDNDFTTSIECLKAISLLESLKQDRQFSDSIVAIDMALKMIKGPQSSMKTGELFIIKLAKCLYTDNFIYRMDPI, via the exons ATGGAACGACAGAGGCCAAAAAATCGTGCTCCGACGGAGACCAAACAATCGGCCAAA ATACATATTGAAGAACCAGAACCTATAGATGATGTGCTGAATTCTTCTATAGTGGATGATGTTGAAAATGCTCTCCACGAAGCattcaatgatatttttttaagtacagaACTTTCAAAAGAAGTAAATGAAAGTATTAGTTATTTGAATAATGACAATACTAAAACTTCTGATATAGAGAATGTTGTTGAACAACCTACTGCTATAAATATAACACCAACATCTATATTACCAATTTCAATTCCTTGCTCTGTAGGTTCATTACCAACTCCTTGTGCTCCAATATTGAATGACTTATGTAGTTCACCAGTTGATGAAATACCTTTTGAATCTTTAACTCCATTTAATGATGAACAACTGGCAGAATATTaccaaaatacattattatttaaattacaagagtatattgaagaatttaataaaacagaattaaaatatttccaaatttgTGAACATCCACTTTACACATTACTAGAAGATTATTTACATGCAAGACTTAAACTTGAAAGCACTAAACAAGAAATTAATGAatcaaaatattcttatattacaCACGAGAAGCATATCTGGGCATTAGAACCAGCCACATATACACAGTACGGTGAATgccaa gaTGGAAATCCAGTGTCAGctactaaaaaatatgatatatctaGATTTAACCAAGTAGCTTTAGACAATTTAGTGGTATCTCTCAAACAGTTAAGAACTTtggttaacaattattattgtgccTTATATGATTGTCAGATGATGAAAGAAAAG attgacTATTATCTACATGTATTGTGTCAACCTTTTTCTTCTTTGTCTGCGGATACTCCTGTGAGACTCTTTCTCGACTCTGATGTAAGAAGTTTACAAGGGAAAAATCTTCAGTCAGCCATCCATGATCTCAAGTCTtccatttctatattatttttataccaaagaaaaataattaacgacAAAGTTTTCATTAATGAAACTAAACAATTGTTGGTTAAAGTAATCAGTGTTTTACTTAGAGTTGCTTCGTGGAAAGATCATTTCTTTATAATGAATCACATTTTAAG GTGTCAAACAGGTGTTGGGAAATGGGCCAACTCTTTTATACAAATACCATTGTTTGATTTAAATCATCAAGATAATAACTTTCATTTAGATTTCATGATTACATCATTAGCCAATATCTTACTGCCAATCCAAGCTCGAGATAAATTCTTAGAACAG atTTATAAAAGTGAAGATGCCAATGAATCTATATGGGTAGTGGTAGACAGCGAAGGAGAAGAAGATAGTCCAGGAAATTCTCAACAAACAATTCGTGAGAGTGATATTATTGCTTTTCTCAATCAAATGCCTTTTTCAGTTctctttaaaaaa ATGATTATGTTTTCTGAGGATGAAAATGTTTTACGTATAAACTTGTGGAATGAACATGATTTATTAAGACTAATTGCTGTTGGCAGTGTTctggttaaattatttaaatcaggATTAGAGACTTACAATTCAAAAAGTACCAAATATAAGCAGTTTTCAAAACGACTTGGACATCTACTTCAAGATACTGTAAACTATGTTACTGATGTATTAGAAGAATATAA aaatcatAAGTTTGTGTCTGCCAGAATACAAACAGAATATGATGCATTTATATTCCGTGCTGTTagttgtttgtataataatgttgataGAACTACTTGGCAGTATTTAGTGATGTTACCTTTTGGACAAGTATCTTCTAAAATGGTAGTAAATCTCTTCCAATATATACTACACATCAAATCAGGTAGATTAATATcacaacttttaaatatatattttatcgttatagTTTTTATCtcgtttatagattttaatgaatGTTCATTAGAAGAACTCTCAGAATGCATTACACATACTTCTGACGATGAATGTTACTATTTATTAACAGCCATTAGTAATATGGCCTTAAGCagatatattaatgatttagaCTTTATAAAATCAGTGactatttgtttgtttaaa ataggaTTTGTGAGTAAAACAACTAAAGAACAATGCCGTAAAACCTGTCGAACTTTGCTTACACATTTATCTGATAAACATCCATTTCTTATTTCTGAAATTATAAGTGTACTTAAACATAACTTTGATGAAGTTGGCTCG GGCTCTATGTATCTTTTCAAAACTCTTCAATTACCAAATTGGAAAATTACTATGGATGACTTATCATACTTAGAACATTTAATACTCAATTATCCAATTACATCTACAGAAAATTGTTTAAGTCGCCATATACTTTCAAAGATTTTTTCAGGATGCAATGAAAATGATATTAA TGATTTTATGTTGACTAAAGATATGCATTGTCGTATAGCAAGTATTATTGTCAAAGCAGTTGTACAGCATGCTCCCATCACTGTAGATGAAAGTTCAACTCAATATTTAGTTCACAGTATAAAAcaa TTGgtacaaattaaatcaaatgaaCAAGCTTTTCGAGTATGGACTTGGAAAGTACTATACACATTAAAACTTCACTTAATGGACCTACCAGATATTATAGTACGTAGTTCATTACAAGATTTGAGCCATTATTTACTTTCAGTAATCGATATtgatactgataataat gaCATAAAATATTTGCGTCATGACGACCCAATTGCCCTATACACTGCTGTTCATGTAACAACAGCGGGTCATTGTGTTCCAGTTATTCTAAACAAGGGCTTAGATTATTGCTATagattattacaatatagacATTACACAGCAACTATTGCTTGTCTGAATAagatagttccatttttttttgaaaacacagATTGCCTATTGGaatcaaaaaa gtttattacAATTGTGGCAGGCATTATGGCAGATAACAGGAACAGCTCCACAAAACGTGCTATGAATTTATTAAGTGTTCAAGGGCCTTCTGAAATCACTTTACAATTTACTAATATGATTCAATATCAAATATCTAATTATGCGCGGTATGGATTAATAAGTCCTCATTCTGTTATGGACTTTTGGACTAAAGTAGTGTGCACTGTATGGAAAGAAGCAGAGTCAGATTTGTTTGTTTATGTGTTGGATACTGTATTCAGAAATGTTTTTCGAACTCAATCGATACAGTGGGCTCGAGAGATGCTTATAAGTTTGATAACT CAATTGAGTGGCTCAAAAGAAAATGTTACGGCTATTGGATCAATCTTCAATTTTATGTTTCAAAGTCCAGAAAAACGACCACTCTTATTGCCCAAATATCctgtggtattatattattgtccatATTATGCTCTGTTGGCATTAGAAGCCGAAGAATGGTGTATTCAAGGTAGAAATGATATTTGGAAAaacttattgataaaattaaaagtacaaCAAGGAAAATCTAATGTGGACGATGCACTCAAG AAAGTGTGTTCAGAATTAAAAGTACCTCATTTTACATCGGGACATTTATCTTTGTATCGGTGGATGCAATACGGATTGGAAATGCCATCTGGTCATCCTATGACTTCTTTATATTGGCAAAACTTTTTTAGATTGTATTTACAGCGAGTTCCagg AACTCAACAATTAGGCTGTGTTGGTCGTAAATTTTTTGAAGGCATTGTAAATTCAccatatctaaataaaataagtaataaacttaaAGAGTGCATTGATTTTCATCGTTCTAAACTTCAAACTGAACCTAACTCTGAAATTGATTTGCGTTTATTAAG ATACTATGAAGCTTGTACCCTATGGTTAACTGATATTCGAATCCTTGAATCTACCTTATTCATACCTTCACTGGATTCAATGTATGAACCAAATGACCTAACGCACATTATTAATGGGTCTCat GAGTGGTTGTCAGACTTAatcaatcataaattaattgaagaaaACAAATTTGAATGTGTACAAAATTGGTGTGatttatttggtaaaaatgttctaaatagCAATAAATCTAATAGAAGAATACCTTTAGAGAAAGATCCTATAACTAGAATTATTAAcag atTGAAATCTTATGATGATCCTATAAAATGTCCGAATTTTGCATTACGACTATCAGATATTCAAACAATATCTACTAATATGTTGTATCAAAAAGATCAtttgcaaaatattttacaattaaatattaaacaaattgtacaatttattaa TAGTGTATACCGAATGCAAACAGTTTGTCATGAAAATTTAGACAATCGTTACATTGATGGTGTAAAAATGGTGTATGTTCAAATAGATTCTACTACCAGAGTTCAAGCAGTTTgtgattataaaacaaaaaaaggcAGTACGAACAGTTGTGCTGGAGCAGCTGAAATTACTTTCCaa atTCGAGAAGCCAAGTTGAATTCAGATGTAGTAGAAATTAATTCTAATAACAGATCAGAATTGGATACATTAATTACTGATATTTTGGAAAATTCGTTGCCACATTCATTAACAACAGCATGTACTACATTGAATCTAATTATTCA GTTAATATTCAACGAATTCaatacattgataaaaataGGGGATATTGCACTAGTTGCCGATATTCAATCTTCGGGTGTTTGGTTGTTCTATACACTCATGTCTGAATATGCAATTCTAAGGACATGTCCTTCTATTGAGAAATTTGTGTTTACTAAACTTCAATCTAttggaaat gtttttataatgaataatgaaaatgAATGTTTACGTGTACAAAACACAGCATTGAACTTCCCTGAACTAGCTGACATACTGATACCTTTATTTTCACCATCTAGTTCATCCACAAATACATTTATGcaagcttataaaaatattgttgaccATTGCAATTCTCAATATGAGCCTATTGCATTAAATTTACTCTCTAAA tTCAATGTGTCTGTTTGTCTATCAACTAAACAGCCTTTACTTCAAGAAAGGTCAATATTAATGGATTACTGCATAGGAGCTTTGATATTAGTTAAACAACAAACACGATCAGATTACACATGGTCTTTACATGAA atttttagtcAACATTTATGTGAAATAATGGATCATGATTTTCCTGAACATTATGGTGAAATATTACTAAAACTCTTAGATCATTCTAAAGAAGGCCGTATTTATTGTCAAGTATGGTTTAATATTCTCAATACAATTTTGGCTCAAGCTGTACCTACAACACAAACAAATGCTGTGAGAACAATTTTGTTGCCAGGAATGACAACAGATCAACTAAGAGATGTAGTAAGGCGTTATGCAACTGATCAACGATCTCTAAGTTCACAAGaa CTTCAAGAAACTTTACATCTTTTGACTACTCATTTTGCTAATGAAAGATTGAAATCTGCTACTGGAGAGCTATATTcaaaatacaatgtatatattgaaCCATTAGTTGGCTTGTATGCTATGGTTAGCCATGCATTAGTTGTAGGAACCTTACAGTCTTACCGTGGAATGTTAGCAAATAAAA TATGTGAGTTTTTGTGTCCAACATTAATAAGTATGTTTGGCCCATGGTTGGAACCATGGTATGAGGGTTGGAACACTGATCATAGATCATTGAAACTTCCTTGGTTGGCTACGGATACTTCAATATCTGCTTTAATGGTTGATGCATTAGtggaatgtattatatttgttctaGACACCATGCCAG cttgTGATAATGTCTTAAGTTTTGTTTGTCAAtggtacataaaaatgtttgcaCATATTCAGAcaaatgattacatttttgaaacaatTCACTCAAATCTTGAAAAGTTACCTTGGCAAAGATTTATACCAACACCCGTTGATTTAGATTTGATTATGAAG GTCATGGACCAATTTTTACCCCAATCTCAATGTTTTTTGGCAAATGTTATTTTGGAAATACCTTGGCCGTATGTTCCGAATCTTGATCTCCGTGTATTGTTATCACTGTTTATAAAACTATCGAATCAACCTAATATGAGAAAA ggtGGAAAAATTAGGCCCCTTTTATTAGAAGCTCAAAAATTTGCCTGGTACCAAATTGACGGGGAAACATATGAAAACATTCTCAGTTGGtttgtttcaaaatatgatCCAATGGTTGTACTTCAACTAAGTAATGAAGATTGGTGTGGTACAGATTCTGCTGTGCTTGA tcTTTTGAAAACAGCAGCTGGTTATAACAATATCGATAATAATGCACCTTATGCAGAACCCATGATGTACAAAAGAAGAATATTTATTCGTGCAATGGTAAGAATGTTTATCTCGTTGGCTTCACGGTACCGGTCAGTGTTGGGTAGTCATTACAAGAATCTTAAATGTGCTTTTCACCGTTTACTGGATGAAACTGAAATGGTtagtaaaaatagtgaagaGGCTAAACTATTGGTCCTAGAGTTGTTGGTGTTAGTTAACCAACCTACAGGTTCCATACTATCATCCCTCATGCTACAATCTATTCAAGAGTGGATTAGCCAAAGAAAAGCTGACTGTGTAGTATTACAAGGTTTTTTAATGGTTACTTGGTCTCATGTTACTGATCAACAACATAAAGGTGATATCCTTGAAGCTTGCTTGACATCATGGTTTAAGCATGTTG gaAATGAAGAAGATTTTAAATGGGATAAAGTGTTATCACTAGTTCAGCCTGTGAGTCTCCACTATCAAGGTTTAGGTGAAGTATTAATGACTTCCAGTCATTTACTTACATTATACACACTGGCTCTAAAAGAATCCCAAAATCGATCAGCATATCCTGACATACTAAATACTCTAGTACAGTGTCTAGAATCTGTAAAACCTAA taatATAACTGAAAACAAGTTACCACTATTGTGGTCTTTAGTCTTACGATTGAGCACTGTTGAAGACGATCAAACAGCTGAATATCTGTTACGAGTTGCTAGTTCAGCTGCACAATTAGCCCAACATAAACAGAGTTGGAGCTTGTTTGATGCCATAAGATTACAAAAACAGACCTGTATATCTCCAAA atgtCGTGTGCTATGTCGGGCTCTAGTAGCTTTTATACACTCACAGTTACCAGAAAATAAATCCAGTCGTAAACAACATATAAGACAAGAAGACAATGCACCCGGGGGTTTCATGTGTAATgacaa TGATTTTACAACATCTATAGAATGTTTGAAAGCAATCAGCCTTTTAGAATCTTTAAAACAAGATAGGCAGTTTTCTGATTCAATCGTAGCCATTGACATggcattaaaaatgattaaaggACCACAAAGTTCTATGAAAACTGgtgaattattcataattaaattagcTAAATGCTTATAtactgataattttatttaccgtATGGATCCAATTTGA